A window of the Helianthus annuus cultivar XRQ/B chromosome 4, HanXRQr2.0-SUNRISE, whole genome shotgun sequence genome harbors these coding sequences:
- the LOC110936340 gene encoding probable sugar phosphate/phosphate translocator At1g06470 isoform X2 encodes MSGGSSKMVSAASLRRTHTNEKQISFDIENDTDGGLKYSNTTDFGDRNREVLASNKSPIVVVDILKTLFFIHVWYTFSILLTLYNKELLGDDQGKFPTPLLINTIHFGMQAVFSKAIVYFWSERFQPTVTMSWKDYCMRGTAQDINLSNASLVFISVTFATMCKSVAPIFLLIFAFAFRLESPSFKLLGIMLLISAGVLLTGFCSMMLGVQAGYVL; translated from the exons ATGAGTGGTGGTAGCAGTAAAATGGTTTCTGCTGCTAGCCTgagaagaacacacacaaacgaGAAACAGATTTCTTTCGATATTGAAAATGATACAGATGGAGGGTTGAAATACTCGAATACAACAGATTTCGGTGATAGAAATAGAGAGGTTTTGGCAAGCAACAAGAGCCCGATTGTCGTTGTCGATATACTCAAAACATTGTTTTTTATACACGTTTGGTACACATTCAGCATATTACTCACATT GTATAATAAGGAACTATTGGGAGATGATCAGGGGAAATTCCCCACTCCTTTGTTAATTAATACGATTCATTTTGGAATGCAAGCCGTTTTTTCAAAGGCGATTGTATACTTTTGGTCCGAAAGATTCCAACCGACAGTAACTATGTCATGGAAAGACTACTGTATGAGAG GAACAGCACAGGATATAAATTTGAGCAATGCATCACTCGTTTTCATATCGGTTACATTTGCAACCATG TGTAAATCTGTTGCTCCTATATTTCTCCTAATATTTGCTTTTGCATTCAg GTTGGAATCTCCAAGTTTTAAACTTTTAGGCATTATGTTGCTAATATCTGCTGGAGTATTATTAACAG GATTCTGTTCCATGATGTTAGGTGTGCAAGCTGGTTATGTGTTGTGA
- the LOC110936340 gene encoding probable sugar phosphate/phosphate translocator At1g06470 isoform X3 — translation MSGGSSKMVSAASLRRTHTNEKQISFDIENDTDGGLKYSNTTDFGDRNREVLASNKSPIVVVDILKTLFFIHVWYTFSILLTLYNKELLGDDQGKFPTPLLINTIHFGMQAVFSKAIVYFWSERFQPTVTMSWKDYCMRVVPTAIGTAQDINLSNASLVFISVTFATMCKSVAPIFLLIFAFAFRLESPSFKLLGIMLLISAGVLLTGVQAGYVL, via the exons ATGAGTGGTGGTAGCAGTAAAATGGTTTCTGCTGCTAGCCTgagaagaacacacacaaacgaGAAACAGATTTCTTTCGATATTGAAAATGATACAGATGGAGGGTTGAAATACTCGAATACAACAGATTTCGGTGATAGAAATAGAGAGGTTTTGGCAAGCAACAAGAGCCCGATTGTCGTTGTCGATATACTCAAAACATTGTTTTTTATACACGTTTGGTACACATTCAGCATATTACTCACATT GTATAATAAGGAACTATTGGGAGATGATCAGGGGAAATTCCCCACTCCTTTGTTAATTAATACGATTCATTTTGGAATGCAAGCCGTTTTTTCAAAGGCGATTGTATACTTTTGGTCCGAAAGATTCCAACCGACAGTAACTATGTCATGGAAAGACTACTGTATGAGAG TTGTACCAACTGCTATAGGAACAGCACAGGATATAAATTTGAGCAATGCATCACTCGTTTTCATATCGGTTACATTTGCAACCATG TGTAAATCTGTTGCTCCTATATTTCTCCTAATATTTGCTTTTGCATTCAg GTTGGAATCTCCAAGTTTTAAACTTTTAGGCATTATGTTGCTAATATCTGCTGGAGTATTATTAACAG GTGTGCAAGCTGGTTATGTGTTGTGA
- the LOC110936340 gene encoding probable sugar phosphate/phosphate translocator At1g06470 isoform X1, whose protein sequence is MSGGSSKMVSAASLRRTHTNEKQISFDIENDTDGGLKYSNTTDFGDRNREVLASNKSPIVVVDILKTLFFIHVWYTFSILLTLYNKELLGDDQGKFPTPLLINTIHFGMQAVFSKAIVYFWSERFQPTVTMSWKDYCMRVVPTAIGTAQDINLSNASLVFISVTFATMCKSVAPIFLLIFAFAFRLESPSFKLLGIMLLISAGVLLTGFCSMMLGVQAGYVL, encoded by the exons ATGAGTGGTGGTAGCAGTAAAATGGTTTCTGCTGCTAGCCTgagaagaacacacacaaacgaGAAACAGATTTCTTTCGATATTGAAAATGATACAGATGGAGGGTTGAAATACTCGAATACAACAGATTTCGGTGATAGAAATAGAGAGGTTTTGGCAAGCAACAAGAGCCCGATTGTCGTTGTCGATATACTCAAAACATTGTTTTTTATACACGTTTGGTACACATTCAGCATATTACTCACATT GTATAATAAGGAACTATTGGGAGATGATCAGGGGAAATTCCCCACTCCTTTGTTAATTAATACGATTCATTTTGGAATGCAAGCCGTTTTTTCAAAGGCGATTGTATACTTTTGGTCCGAAAGATTCCAACCGACAGTAACTATGTCATGGAAAGACTACTGTATGAGAG TTGTACCAACTGCTATAGGAACAGCACAGGATATAAATTTGAGCAATGCATCACTCGTTTTCATATCGGTTACATTTGCAACCATG TGTAAATCTGTTGCTCCTATATTTCTCCTAATATTTGCTTTTGCATTCAg GTTGGAATCTCCAAGTTTTAAACTTTTAGGCATTATGTTGCTAATATCTGCTGGAGTATTATTAACAG GATTCTGTTCCATGATGTTAGGTGTGCAAGCTGGTTATGTGTTGTGA
- the LOC110936340 gene encoding probable sugar phosphate/phosphate translocator At1g06470 isoform X4, giving the protein MSGGSSKMVSAASLRRTHTNEKQISFDIENDTDGGLKYSNTTDFGDRNREVLASNKSPIVVVDILKTLFFIHVWYTFSILLTLYNKELLGDDQGKFPTPLLINTIHFGMQAVFSKAIVYFWSERFQPTVTMSWKDYCMRVVPTAIGTAQDINLSNASLVFISVTFATMCKSVAPIFLLIFAFAFRLESPSFKLLGIMLLISAGVLLTGSCIVN; this is encoded by the exons ATGAGTGGTGGTAGCAGTAAAATGGTTTCTGCTGCTAGCCTgagaagaacacacacaaacgaGAAACAGATTTCTTTCGATATTGAAAATGATACAGATGGAGGGTTGAAATACTCGAATACAACAGATTTCGGTGATAGAAATAGAGAGGTTTTGGCAAGCAACAAGAGCCCGATTGTCGTTGTCGATATACTCAAAACATTGTTTTTTATACACGTTTGGTACACATTCAGCATATTACTCACATT GTATAATAAGGAACTATTGGGAGATGATCAGGGGAAATTCCCCACTCCTTTGTTAATTAATACGATTCATTTTGGAATGCAAGCCGTTTTTTCAAAGGCGATTGTATACTTTTGGTCCGAAAGATTCCAACCGACAGTAACTATGTCATGGAAAGACTACTGTATGAGAG TTGTACCAACTGCTATAGGAACAGCACAGGATATAAATTTGAGCAATGCATCACTCGTTTTCATATCGGTTACATTTGCAACCATG TGTAAATCTGTTGCTCCTATATTTCTCCTAATATTTGCTTTTGCATTCAg GTTGGAATCTCCAAGTTTTAAACTTTTAGGCATTATGTTGCTAATATCTGCTGGAGTATTATTAACAG GAAGTTGCATTGTTAACTGA
- the LOC110936340 gene encoding probable sugar phosphate/phosphate translocator At1g06470 isoform X6 codes for MSGGSSKMVSAASLRRTHTNEKQISFDIENDTDGGLKYSNTTDFGDRNREVLASNKSPIVVVDILKTLFFIHVWYTFSILLTLYNKELLGDDQGKFPTPLLINTIHFGMQAVFSKAIVYFWSERFQPTVTMSWKDYCMREFDSCTNCYRNSTGYKFEQCITRFHIGYICNHV; via the exons ATGAGTGGTGGTAGCAGTAAAATGGTTTCTGCTGCTAGCCTgagaagaacacacacaaacgaGAAACAGATTTCTTTCGATATTGAAAATGATACAGATGGAGGGTTGAAATACTCGAATACAACAGATTTCGGTGATAGAAATAGAGAGGTTTTGGCAAGCAACAAGAGCCCGATTGTCGTTGTCGATATACTCAAAACATTGTTTTTTATACACGTTTGGTACACATTCAGCATATTACTCACATT GTATAATAAGGAACTATTGGGAGATGATCAGGGGAAATTCCCCACTCCTTTGTTAATTAATACGATTCATTTTGGAATGCAAGCCGTTTTTTCAAAGGCGATTGTATACTTTTGGTCCGAAAGATTCCAACCGACAGTAACTATGTCATGGAAAGACTACTGTATGAGAG AATTTGACAGTTGTACCAACTGCTATAGGAACAGCACAGGATATAAATTTGAGCAATGCATCACTCGTTTTCATATCGGTTACATTTGCAACCATG TGTAA
- the LOC110936340 gene encoding probable sugar phosphate/phosphate translocator At1g06470 isoform X5 has product MSGGSSKMVSAASLRRTHTNEKQISFDIENDTDGGLKYSNTTDFGDRNREVLASNKSPIVVVDILKTLFFIHVWYTFSILLTLYNKELLGDDQGKFPTPLLINTIHFGMQAVFSKAIVYFWSERFQPTVTMSWKDYCMREFDSCTNCYRNSTGYKFEQCITRFHIGYICNHGRSMFSLNLML; this is encoded by the exons ATGAGTGGTGGTAGCAGTAAAATGGTTTCTGCTGCTAGCCTgagaagaacacacacaaacgaGAAACAGATTTCTTTCGATATTGAAAATGATACAGATGGAGGGTTGAAATACTCGAATACAACAGATTTCGGTGATAGAAATAGAGAGGTTTTGGCAAGCAACAAGAGCCCGATTGTCGTTGTCGATATACTCAAAACATTGTTTTTTATACACGTTTGGTACACATTCAGCATATTACTCACATT GTATAATAAGGAACTATTGGGAGATGATCAGGGGAAATTCCCCACTCCTTTGTTAATTAATACGATTCATTTTGGAATGCAAGCCGTTTTTTCAAAGGCGATTGTATACTTTTGGTCCGAAAGATTCCAACCGACAGTAACTATGTCATGGAAAGACTACTGTATGAGAG AATTTGACAGTTGTACCAACTGCTATAGGAACAGCACAGGATATAAATTTGAGCAATGCATCACTCGTTTTCATATCGGTTACATTTGCAACCATGGTCGGTCAATGTTCTCACTTAACTTAATGTTGTAA